ATGTTCTCGGGAgcaaaatatagaaatcgcctgcatctttactgacgttaactacattcctagtgtcccccccctgcgcgaagggatatcgtctcatagacaatttgaatttcgcgcctttttttactgacaagatttggttgaccagctataaatactggataatgacaaaaaaaatcatagaatgtcacaaaatttcactagAAATACGAGAATCGATTTGCGACATGTaaaggagaacatccggacatatgaAAGCCAAATAAAAGAACTCTTCAAGCGCGAgcggattctaggtctgtgCTTCGCGCATAATTTTTATaaacttgccgcctttttctactgacgtaAATGGCTtgccaaaatatatattataaagtggtatccagacgagacaatttttcgccaatctgatgaaattctccgatcgaatcagagggcctaccgcgaaccacgttcgacgtgttgcctctctgtcgcacttgtaaattcgtacgtaagtgtgacagggaggcaacacgtcgaacgtggttcgcggtaggccctctggccgtgcggacgcaaataccaatttgattccccgatcaaatcagcaggtgcggacacaaaaatgccaatttagtaattatacttggtcaaccagatcttgacagtagaaaaaggcggcaaatttgaaaaatgtaagcacGAAGGGATCGCGTCTCatagaatatttgaatttcgcgcctttttttacggacaagatttggttgaccagctatatctatgGAATtcaaattggtgatttaatttgtgtacATGTGGaagctatagatggtcaagcaaatcttgtcagtagaaaaaggcgcgaaattcaaattttctatgggacgatatcccttcgcgcctacatttttcaaatttgccgcctttttctactgtcaagatctggttgaccaagtatagcatgCGATTTGTTACAATGTCAGTAGAGGAGCAGATTCATTCTGTCTATAATAGCTAGAAATAAGCGAGGAAAAAACATATCTCAAATACAACACGATCTCGtttgacagttaacagtgttgaCGTTTGACGTTGCTAATCTTTGACCGGCGACAGGACGAGGGAATGAAAATGCTTGAGCATAAATAACTCATACGGCGACCTACTCTAAAAATAGAAGAATTAGGGAGCTCTCTGGTGGGCAAAATTTTTGATTAATATAATTGTGATCTTATTGTACACCATAAAACTGTCGTCAAATTTTACACAATGAGTAAACGTAACCATCTacaagatatatttttggagtTCGACTGGAGAAAGATGTTCACCTGGAGCTACATGAAGGGGCTAATACTGAATCCGACGCAGCTTTGGTTCGTGGCCACACTGATCATCGCTACTGAATTGGTCGTGAACGTGTTAGTGATTGAGCGCGTGCCGTACACCGAGATTGACTGGAAAGCGTACATGCAAGAATGTGAAGGCTTCTTGAATGGAACTTTAGACTACAGCCAACTCCGTGGTGACACCGGCCCCTTGGTATATCCAGCAGGATTCGTGTACATATATTCATTGTTTTATTTCCTTACAAGTCAGGGTACAAACATTATTCTGGCCCAGTATTTGTTTATAGTTATCTATTTGTTGCAACTTGTGCTTGTTCTtagaatttatattaaaactaaGAAGGTCCCACCATACGTCATGGCATTTACTATTTTAACATCTTATAGGATTCATTCTATTTATGTACTGCGTCTGTTCAATGACCCAATTGCTGTATTATTCCTTTATGCatcattaaatttgtttttagaAGACAATTGGTTCTTGGGTAGTGTTTTCTATAGTTTAGGAGTTTCAGTTAAGATGAATGTACTACTTTATGCTCCTGGATTGTTCTTCTTCTACTTGATAAATTTAGGCTggtttaaaactatgcaacaaCTAGCTGTTTGTGGATTAATCCAGTTAATACTTGGTGCACCATTTTTGTTCAGCAATCCGATAGCATATTTAAAAGGTAGCTTTGACATTGGTAGAGTTTTCAACCACACTTGGACAGTCAACTACAGGTTTTTGGATGTTGATATATTTGAAAACAAGTGCTTTCATTTAACTTTATTGGCAATACATGTTATACTTCTTCTAATTTTTTTGCCTTtgtgtacaaaatattttcaaacatACTGTCGCTTAAAGTATGTACAAAAACAAGTGCAACCTCAAATTGatttagaaaacaaaataaatcagagaaaaagtaaaattaaaagaGAACAGAAAGTTAAAGCCGAATTAGAAGTTGAAAAATTAACCAAAGAACAAGAAGAATTTTTGAACTCATTTGAGAATATGTTGCAGAAGTCTTCTCAAAAAAGTGGGAAGAAGACTCACAAAAAGCCTATTGAAGTGAAAGAACCCATTAAATACCACATTAACTTTGATATCTTGTCTCAGATGTTCATACTTCCCATGTTTATAGTGAACTTCATAGGCATTGTGTGTGCACGGAGCCTACATTATCAGTTCTACTCATGGTACTTCCACAGCTTGCCATATTTGTTGTGGTCTACTAATTTTTCGatcatttttaagtttttaatctTAGCTCTTATAGAGTTTTCATGGAATACTTACCCAAGTACTGTTTTATCTAGTATGTTGCTTCATTTTTGCCACTTGAGTATATTACTTGGGGTGTATAAAAAAATCTCAGTTGAACTTAAACTTGCTGCCAAAgtccaataaaaataaaatcttaattaactgaaatattctttattgcaccacaaataAAACAGATTCAAGACAgatttaatatgtaaataaaggtTGCAACGGGCAGtcttattaattttatatgtttatgtaAGTTACTGTAAAGTACAAGACttttagaaaatatatttttttctatgcagGCAAGGTTAATCAGGTTAATTTTGTAGAAAACGAgtcaatattaaaaaattaaatacagcACCTCACCAATGTTGCAACAAAATCCTTTGTATAGAATTTCATTTTACAAAggaatttattaaaatttaaaccttACTGCATAGGCaagatgattttattttaattgctgTTTTATGTTATAGTAcacaatacaagtgcgaaaagtagggaATTCGCAACGAGTTTTGTCAGGCACGTATTGTCCTTAATCCCGCCCTATAAAGCGGCGAtacagtagcaccatatgtactgtgaaaatattttgtaactAGCTTATTTGTTGTATAACCTCTCAGTCAAAGAAACTTTGCAGGGGTGTAACCAAGGGggtattcccactagttaccaccaagttgttactagtggtaactactgggaatttttttcccaccttttaccactggtaactactgggaaaaataattcccagtagttaccactaacatTTTGTTAGAGTCATATACTAATAAAatcagtataaatatagagtgattttgaattacctaataaaaccacttgaaaataatctaaatggattattaaatttatccttgcatatattatagtttttgtactagtaccagTTAAAcggtttcaatatttttggttTTTAAGGTGttcactaaaacactaatcaactcataattatttattaaatcactctatatatgtactatactatttttatactgttaTTATTAGTACTTAACTCTAACTAAATTTCgatggtaactactgggaataatttttcccagtaattaccagtggtaaaaggtgggaaaaaaatcctagtagttaccactgataacaacttggtggtaactagtgggaataacccaaccAAGGTGTAACACAGTCGCCGTCAAACATATgtttgtaataagtaataactaatactcctttgtaataactaaggtgaaatatgtaaaCAAGAATTAACTTTGACATCgattgtaggtacagtcagcagcagaagttgctaagcggccgATTTGTTGTGTGATAAAAAATTAGTGTATAAAACAGgtgtaaataaaatagcattAATTAAGTTACATTTGCTTTTTGTAAAAAAGTATGTCATTTCTAGGAATATTTAGCTTtagattatattatataaacagcaagtttttattgtaaactttaaaattacACGGCTTTTTTCCGAAGAATATCATCATTATTTCTCTGTTCTCACCAAAAAGTGTCCTGAAAAGGCATGATTTAATAACCAATTGTTAGCATCCTCCTAAAACTCGTTAAATcaaattgtaatattaaaagGGTAGTAGCTGATTTATTACCACAAAATGGCGGTAGGGTGCGCAGGCGGCCATTAGACGATCGGGGCTGAACTCAAGAGGCGATACGGTGGATATTGAAAGGAAAATCAATGTATCAGAATAATGAAAATACAAAGCACTGTTTTTAAAAGGATGTTGTCTTATTTAACCAAGGACGGTTAATAGTCAGAAGTGGTAAGAACGTTGGAAACCCACAGGTATGAtgatttcttttatttaaataccggaCACCATTACAAGTGAAAAAGGTTGCATCACTACAATTAATTGAAATGGTAATGTTCAATCTACGTAAAatacaggtaggtatatatatatatatatatatatacatacctgtGTGTATACAGGTAGGTACATGGATAACAAAAGAAAGTTTagaataaacagtaacttacAAAGGTGGCAAGGTGAAATCAATTACACATTTAATCTAACACATATTATTATGCAGTTGAAAACTAAGTTTATGTTTATTTCGGtggaaaaaaaatacctaaatgtATATTTGTAAGCACTTATTATCAACTATGAACATTAAAATTACATCAAAGTATGTCACACTGCAAGTCGTACattatttaaccctttgaccgccgttggcatgtatacaagacaacgatagaaagatacactggcgccgctgtcttgtatacaagacaaaaattcaaccgctcggtaaatgtggaaaaaatatcaattataattttttttacactcatcttaatgttttaggtccttgtttaaaaaaaaattgcatttattgcagctatagaaatccattcttttataataaggctcccaaaaaaattgctccagatttcaacgtttttcttgttcctcatcgccgttgtcttgtatacaagacagctagggatgggaatgttaactcgatatgagaatattcaaaataaatatcaaatcgcaaatctggttttatttaagcatttgaacacttgttaaatgccaattggtggtaactagtaactagaatacgtaaaacgagacgagagagacaggcgttaactatagctgaagttcagggagcttcttcagctgttgatagtagagtcagacaagtaaatctgtccttgtggtttatttgcagaacaaaagattcattttaagatcatagtgtagtggggagtgataccctgcagtgaccgcttcgcacaagaatggtacaggcggacgctaggactatatagtcagtgtcgcctaactatgagaatgttatatatttgaaattgtagggaggatgtaatacgggaactgagaagctcatctaaggaacatgtcgaatgtgaaacatgcattcccgaacatttccgatcccccacccttttccaatattattgttcttcactcattgacaattcaattaacccacgtgcaattttcctcaatgcagttccggtacttacatttatattatcgacacacgatgcgcggctctaacgttacgcttataaagtttacgtaccgacaagcgcttacgccgttgacctagagactattgaaacagtccttgtcggtctgcactgcggacagtccatgcgcgccgttgtcttgtataaacgacttcttgtacagTCTAGTGTGGTgttattacgtcatgaatcgatattgtttagtggttgtttttaatgataaagacttttatttttaacattgtcgtgtgtaaaaaatgttattttttggcattttcgaaataaattaaagttgaataagaacaaagccaaattgagaagatttttaccataaattgtaaatatcgatatctctatttgcaatccctaaactttttattagttgtttacttaaaatttgctctggcgtgtgagtgagcgtctttgcgcactaggtccggcggccaaaagggttttccccacctcaaaaagtgcacagcgccgctaaagaagtttgaaaatacaacactactacaatgacgaatattagtagtaaggtttattcgggtaattccgaaaatcattgtaaaatcactcatattccgttgtagtaagagtcagctttcggaattatccgccactattcgttcattcggaaatacccgaatacaccttattcataagaagagtgattgtcacaataattccatgccagaggtaaatatcgttattatttactcgcctctggttatatattatcccaacacatacactctattgactactaccatgcttataaaataaaataaagagtgccaatataacgctaaaaataatgttactttgcaattaaattgaaaagtatcaatattattatttcctgcgttgaaacgcgcttaactttgccagcgctcgcgtaccgagcgccaacgccatctatcgagtgttatttcgcgaaatcggtgaacgctctaaggaataaggcctcTTAAGATGCTatcatgaattaaaaaaatagtcagcCGGTTATATCGCGGAGAAAagaccgtcagctggtcacatgaacatgtaaaaaatacgCGCGTTACTTTTTATGTCCGCAGAGTATGCGTAATCCGTTGATTGATAAAATCCTACATGGAAAGTTTCATGACTTTGTTATTACCATCATAAAAAACTACAGcgcttgttagggttccgtaccaaaaaggtacaaaaggatatggtgcgactctgtccgtcacattgctaaatatctcgagaagaGATGATTGGCCATATTAtcttaagcttcgaaataaattaatagcatcgttcgcagacgtttctgcttaatacaaaattaatttagtatgggatagcgcatcgttactagtgaatttccaatatgatttaGGGCTCATATGGTGGacatattcgctgaattgggtacggtcttggtagctcagatggcagagcactgtactagtgatccagtggtcgtgggttcaagtcccacccaagacagtgaattttccacttttaatttatttcgaagcttaatagcatcgttcgcagacgtttctgcttaatacaaaattaatttcatattatcttATTTCCGAATTATGAGCCCTCGCCCATTACAGTAAACGTATGTCGGAAAAGGGTTAATTGTAAATGATACACATTATATCAGGTTGAGATTGTTTATTACGAATAACACTACACCTACTCGAAGGAAATTTTAAGATTATTAGAGGAGCGAAACATTTTTGCTGGATTAAAATTATCATCATTTACGATAATTACGACACCAATGCAAGCCGGCGCAAATTGTAACTTTTACTTCACTCTATTATCTTATATTTCCACCTATATAACAAAGCTATATATAAACAGTAAAAGTATATctgaatattttttagagttagaccaaggaaagtctgcagcgattttgatagcctacgcagtgcaagtgttatttacacgtcataaattcatagaagtttgacgtttaaaatgacacttgcactgcgtgggctatcaaaatcgctgcagacttttctgggtctgactctacatatgtcaataataaataaaccataAGGGTTGTTTATCGCCGATTATCGCTAAAGCATAAAAAAGAACGCATATACCGTTCGTTGGTCACAACAAAATGGTGTAATAGTGTAATATAAAAGTAGTTGCAACCAATGACCCTTCAATCACTTAACTAAATGTCGATTGCATATAATTAGTACCATAGTGCGCAAACAAAGGTCAATATTACGTCCAAATTTTCCGCGTAATTAGTACGATTGTGAACTAGGGTGACGATTACAGGCAAATTGTTGTCTTAATACTCTTAATGCAATGATCATTTAAAACTAAAGACTTCAAGTCGAAAATGTAAATGCCGTCCTTTTTTTAGACTTACTGAGCCGCGTCAATTGAGACTAAATAATCGTATCAAATCAATATTAACTACTTACATAACACAGATCACtttcaatttcttttttttcaaCCGCTTTCATCTTTAGTTTTAAATGTGCGGGCGTAGTtagttattttaaacaaaaatgtaGATTTTAAAGGATACCCAGGTTACCCAAGATAAACTACACACGCCAATCCGATTGGTACATACAGCGATTCATAAAATTGAGCATTGGTGGAAAGTGGCAATACATTTTTTGTCAGTTAAACGAATAACATATGTTACACCCATTTATAAAGTTAGGGCGCagtattttaatatataatatgatATCCTATATAATACTGGATATTCTAcgtaaaacaaatatttgaggGAAGGAAATATAACCTTGAATTACGATACTTTTTTCAGAATGACTCTTGAAGCTACTGTAAAGGTAATCTGTGGCGTTCCAAGCCTAAagacccttctctgatggaagCCACAATGAAATGCCACATATACTTTAAAGGGAAAGAAAAGGATAGGTCTCTATGTAAGGTCATTGATTGTATAGGATATGCAAAATCTAAGCATTCGTCCTTTGGATTTTGTCACCTGATGTGAAAGGCGCTGTACGGCTCCGTGCATTATGCGGGTAACACTGGTTGTTAAAAGTTCCAGTGTCCACAAAATATATATCGCAGTACAGCGCTCTATTTCAAAAGTCAAACTACGGCACGTTTTTGgtcgttttctaaaataaatattaaaaacctaATTCTTTAAAATATGGTAATTCTTGGGCtctttctactcagaatcgacagcattctccatcctacaataaaaaaaagatgtcccaaaatgtccattccattacgtcacttTTTAGTGTGacaaatttttcacttgtatgtgcgtgacgtattggaatgtacaattttcatacaaattattgtgacatttttttgcatcaggattgaatatgcaaGTGATTcagagttgaaagaacccaaaaccaccaggatctgtgagaatcaggttt
This genomic window from Cydia amplana chromosome Z, ilCydAmpl1.1, whole genome shotgun sequence contains:
- the LOC134660865 gene encoding lethal(2)neighbour of tid protein 2; this translates as MSKRNHLQDIFLEFDWRKMFTWSYMKGLILNPTQLWFVATLIIATELVVNVLVIERVPYTEIDWKAYMQECEGFLNGTLDYSQLRGDTGPLVYPAGFVYIYSLFYFLTSQGTNIILAQYLFIVIYLLQLVLVLRIYIKTKKVPPYVMAFTILTSYRIHSIYVLRLFNDPIAVLFLYASLNLFLEDNWFLGSVFYSLGVSVKMNVLLYAPGLFFFYLINLGWFKTMQQLAVCGLIQLILGAPFLFSNPIAYLKGSFDIGRVFNHTWTVNYRFLDVDIFENKCFHLTLLAIHVILLLIFLPLCTKYFQTYCRLKYVQKQVQPQIDLENKINQRKSKIKREQKVKAELEVEKLTKEQEEFLNSFENMLQKSSQKSGKKTHKKPIEVKEPIKYHINFDILSQMFILPMFIVNFIGIVCARSLHYQFYSWYFHSLPYLLWSTNFSIIFKFLILALIEFSWNTYPSTVLSSMLLHFCHLSILLGVYKKISVELKLAAKVQ